A region of the Stieleria neptunia genome:
GTAAACCACTGCCGATTTCAAGGCTTGTTCCATCAGCACATACGCTTCAAGCGTCTGAATCGAAAGATACGCCTCGCGTTTCTCTCCCTCATCGGTACGTCCAGTGCTGTCGGAGAGCACTTCGATGATGACAACGGGAGAATCTTGAAAGGTCTCCTCAAGCGGATTCAACGTGCACGCCACCATCACATCTGGATAGTAGAAATACGTTCCGTGTTCACGTCGCAGGCGGACCTTTGTATCGGAGTTGAAGACGCGGCAACCGCGCCCCGCAAGTTGCGCGTGTAAAAGCCCCAGCACATTGCTGGCGATCAAGTTGTGTGCATTGGTCGCACCGACCATGGCGTAAACATGTCCGGCCAGATATTCATGCTTGACTTCCGACTCAACTTCGCCGCTCAGGTAATCCTCGATCGACACGAATGGCCTTGCGGGAATGCTGCTCATCACACTGATTGCCTTGGAAGGGGATACCAGCAGGACACGCTGGTCGATCGATCAGTCACTGCCATTGATGATACCAGACTTGTCCCCAGGATCCGGCCTATGCCGTGAACGACTCACGCCTGTTCGATCAACCGCAGCGCGATCTCGCGAACCTTTTGCGGATTGGCGTTGGGGTTTTTGCCGCGGGCTTGGCCGATCAGCGAACCGACGGCTTTTTGATTGCCGTTTTTGACATCGTCGACGACCTTGGGGTTGGCCGTGAGCAACTCCTTGACCAGCGTTTCCATTTCCGAATCGTCGACCGCTTCGATCCCCAACGCCTTGATCGCCTGGTCGACGTCGCCGCCGTTTTCGCTAAGGTGTTTGAACACGTCGCGGGCGCGGTCGTTGGTCAGTTCTCCGCTGCTGACTTTGGACAACAGTTGGGCGAGCTGTTCGGCCGTCACGCCGAACGATTCGATGTCCCCGCCCTGCTCTTTCAAGGTTCGCATCACGTCCTGCTGGATCCAGCTGCTGGCCCGTTTCCCCTCGCCGCTGGCCATCGCGACGGCATCGAAGTACTCGACCATCGCGCGGCCTTGGGAAACGATCACGTCGGCGTCGTAGGCTTTGATGCCGTACTGAGACTGCAATCGTTCGCGGGTTTCTTCGGGTGTCTCCCCGAGTGACCCGCGGATCTCTTCGACGCGTTCGCTGGGGATGCGAATCGGCAACAAGTCCGGACAGGGGAAATAGCGATAGTCGGCGGATTCTTCTTTCTCGCGCTGCGGATACGTCACGCCCTTGACGTCGTCCCAACCGAACGTGCGCTTGCCGTGGGTCTCGATCGTGTGGCCGGTTTCTTCCCACTCGGCATACTGTCGATCGACTTCAAAGTGCAGCGCCGCGACGACGTTGCGAAAGCTGTTCATGTTTTTGACTTCGACGATCGGCGTGGCAATCCGCTGGCCATGTTTGTCGATGTGCAAGTTGACGTTGGCGTCCACGCGCAGACTGCCTTCTTGCATCTCACAATCCGAGACGCCCAAGTGCGTCATGATCTCTTTCAGCTTGGTCAGATACGCCAGCGCCTCTTCGGCCGTTCGCAAATCCGGCTCGCTAACGATCTCCAACAGCGGTGTCCCACAACGATTCAGATCGATGCGGCTGTCGGCCCGGCCGGCCGCCTCGTCGTGCATGCTCTTGCCGGCGTCCTCTTCCAAGTGGGCGCGGGTGATCCCGATCCTGCGGGTGGCGTCGGCGTCGGCCGGGTCGACGATTTCCAAACACCCATCGGCACAGATCGGCAGATCAAACTGGCTGATCTGGTACCCCTTGGGCAAATCGGGATAGAAGTACTGTTTGCGATCCCATTTGGTCAGCGGCGGGATGTCACAATTGATCGCCAATCCGGCCCGGATCGCCAACTCGATCGCGTGCTCGTTGATCACGGGCAAGGCGCCGGGCAGGCCCAAACAGACGGGACAGACCTGGGTGTTGGGGGGACTGCCAAACTTGGTGCTGCAACCGCAAAACAACTTGGTTGCCGTCTTCAGTTGAACGTGGACTTCCAGTCCGATGATCGTCGTGGTCGGTAGCTGTGACATCGTTTATTGATTCGGTCGTTGGGTGTGATAATCGGTCGCCGACTGGAAGGCGGATGCCGCAAACAGCAAGCGACTTTCCTCCAACGTCGGGGCCTGCAATTGAATCCCGATCGGCAACCCCGACGGATCGAATCCGCCCGGCAACGAAATCGCGGGAACGCCAGCCAGGTTCGCGCCGACGGTGAACAGGTCACACAGATACATCTGGATCGGATCGTCAATCTTGTCGCCCAGCGGAAACGCCGGCGTCGGTGTAACCGGCCCCAACATCAGATCGACTTGTGAGAACGCGGCGTCATAGTCGCCCCGAATCAATCGCCGTACCTTAAGCGCTTTGTTGTAGTACTCGTCCGCGTACCCTTCACTGAGTGCGTAGGTCCCGATCATGATGCGGCGTTTGACTTCCGCGCCAAACCCCTCGGCACGACTGCGGCAATACATCGACACCAGATCCTTCGCCTCGGCGCCGGCGCGATGTCCATAGTGCGCCCCGTCATAACGAGACAAATTGCTGCTCGCCTCGCTGGGCGCGATCACGTAATAGGTCGGCACCCAATACTCACGGTGCGGCAGATCGACATCGACGATCTCGGCGCCCAATTCCGCAAACACGCCGATCGCATGCTTGACCGCGTTTCGAATCGATTCGTCGATGCCTTCGGCTTGCGCCGATTCACGCAACACCCCGATTCGCACACCGCGAAGGTCATTGGATTCGGTCGCCAACGTGAAATCGGGAACGGCTTGGTCCAGCGACGTCGAATCCCGCGGCTCAAACCCCGCGATCACATTCATCAACAAGGCACACTCGTCGGCCGACCAGGCCATCGGACCGATCTGGTCCAAACTGCTGGCAAAGGCCACCAACCCGTATCGGCTGACCCGACCATAGGTCGGCTTCAATCCCGTCACGCCACAAAACGCCGCGGGCTGACGGATGGAGCCTCCGGTGTCGGTGCCCAGACTCAGCGGAACGGTCCCGGCGGCCACCGCCGCGGCCGCCCCACCGCTGCTGCCGCCGGGTGTGCGAGACGTGTCCCAGGGGTTCTTGGTGATCCCGAATGCACTCGTTTCGGTACTCGCCCCCATCGCGAACTCATCCATATTCGTCTTGCCGACGATCACGGCGTCGGCGGCGCGGAGCTTTCCGACGACGGTCGCATCGTAGGGCGGACGAAAGCCACGCAGCATTTCTGACGAACAGGTCGTCGGCATGTCCGACGTGCACAACACGTCTTTGACGGCGATCGGCACACCGGCCAGCGCCCCGAGCGGTTGTCCGGCGGCACGCTTGGCATCGACGGATTTGGCGGCCGCGACCGCCGACTCGCGATCGACGTGGGTGTAAGCGTTGTGCGTCGACTGAGACGCCTCGATCGCGTCCAGGGCGCGCTCGGCGATTTCAACCGCCGACGCCTCGCCAGCGGCCTGCAATCGCAGCACTTCCAAAGCAGAATCAAGCATGAAGGGGGTGACTCGTTTCGACCAAATGGATGACAGCTACGAATTATCGACCATCACCCGCCGATCGACCACCGGGCATCAAGGGGGGAATCGAGGGCACGTTGGTATCCAGCCTTTAGAGACCGTCCAGCTTAAGTCGATCGCTTTTCGGATGTACGATGGCCCTTCCGGGCCGTCGCCCGTGGGGCTCTGCGCGACGACCTAGAAAGGACGTCGCACACCCCTCCGCCGACCACCTCTCACCCATTCGGTCTGATCATTCAGATTTGTCGCGTTTCGCGCTAGCCCTAAGCTGGACGGTCTCTTTAGGCGATTCCCCGCTCGCTGCGGAGCAGCGACAGCGGGCGGCTGAAGCCTGCACACCAACACTCGCAGATCAATCCGGGATCGCGATCGTGGCGACGCAACCGGCCAAGCCGCCGGAGAGTCGAATGGTGGCGTCGTGCAATTGGGCGACACGGTAGGCTCGGCAAAGCCCCAGCCCCAACCCGCGGCCGGCCTCCCGGCCACTGTAAAACGGATCAAAGGCATGCTTGGAGGCTTCGACGCTCAGCCCCGGTCCGCTGTCGGCGACGTGGATCAACCACTGCGGATCCCGCGACGGGCCCTCCACACGCTCCATCGACAGCACGACGGTCCCGCCGCTGCCGATCGCCTCGATCGAATTTCGCAGCAAGATTCGAATCGCTTCCAGGATCATCGCTCGATCCACCGTCACCATCGCCGGCTCCGGCAGCGTTTCGGCCAACAACCGGATATCGAATTCCGCAGCGATCGCGTCGAATTCCTCTCCGGCCGCCTCGACCAGCGCGTTCAAATCGACGCGTTCCCGATCGACGTCCGGCGGATTGGCGAAAAACATCAAACCCGCAATCATCTCATGGGCGCGATAGACCTGTTGGACGATTTGCTGAAGCGATTGCTGACGCTGTGGATCGGCTTCCTCGCGGGCGAGCTGTTGCGCTCGGGCGGAAATATTCGCCAACGGATTGTTGATTTCGTGGCTCAATCCATAAGCCAACTGCTTCGCGGCAGCCAGCTTGCGTTTCTCGGCCAGCGCGGACAGGCTGGACTCGGCCACCAACTCCCGCTCCCGAGCCCGCGCCCATTGCTGCAGCAAACGACTGCCTTCGAGTTTGCGTTTCGGCTCGGCGATACAGTCCCAAATCACCGCCGGCAAATGCTCGATCCAATCCGAATCGATCGCCGGCCCTAAGACCTGCAGCCACTCCGCCGCTGCGGCCAACCATTCGTTCGGCTCGGTCGTTCGGCTGCGGGCCAACAAACGGGACCAACGATGCTGGTGCGCGTTGGTGACCTCCGGCGCCACAAGAATCCACTCACCGTCGGCGAATTCACCCGGTGCCGCACCGATGAACCACTCCGCCAGCTCCGTCGCCGATACAAATTCATCACCCGGCCAGCGCAGCAGGGCGTACAACAACAACGGCGGGTCTTCGAGAAACGCGGATGTCACCCGGCTGACGACCAGCGGATTGACGTCCCGCCAGCCGGCATCGGACCCGGAAATCGCCGTCGAAATTGCGACCATGGCGGTGTCCGATAGTGGCAACCACCAGCGTTTGCCGTCGCGCGAGATGGGCGGCAGAACGCCCCACCAGCCGAGCTCCAATACCGAGCCCGGAAACGGGAATTCGTTCGACTGGTCGCGGAGACTCGTCACCGCATTCATCTAATTCGGGACTTTGCGTTCCATTTCCAGCAGATCGCAAGATCGCAACACCAAGTCGTCGATCGCAAACGGCTTCTGCATGAAGTCGTTCGCACCGGCGGCACGCAGCGCGTCAACCTTGTTGTGCTCCACCATCCCGGAAATGCAAAG
Encoded here:
- a CDS encoding sensor histidine kinase, yielding MNAVTSLRDQSNEFPFPGSVLELGWWGVLPPISRDGKRWWLPLSDTAMVAISTAISGSDAGWRDVNPLVVSRVTSAFLEDPPLLLYALLRWPGDEFVSATELAEWFIGAAPGEFADGEWILVAPEVTNAHQHRWSRLLARSRTTEPNEWLAAAAEWLQVLGPAIDSDWIEHLPAVIWDCIAEPKRKLEGSRLLQQWARARERELVAESSLSALAEKRKLAAAKQLAYGLSHEINNPLANISARAQQLAREEADPQRQQSLQQIVQQVYRAHEMIAGLMFFANPPDVDRERVDLNALVEAAGEEFDAIAAEFDIRLLAETLPEPAMVTVDRAMILEAIRILLRNSIEAIGSGGTVVLSMERVEGPSRDPQWLIHVADSGPGLSVEASKHAFDPFYSGREAGRGLGLGLCRAYRVAQLHDATIRLSGGLAGCVATIAIPD
- a CDS encoding Uma2 family endonuclease, with protein sequence MSSIPARPFVSIEDYLSGEVESEVKHEYLAGHVYAMVGATNAHNLIASNVLGLLHAQLAGRGCRVFNSDTKVRLRREHGTYFYYPDVMVACTLNPLEETFQDSPVVIIEVLSDSTGRTDEGEKREAYLSIQTLEAYVLMEQALKSAVVYTRGDSGFLRQEYGAGERFELPIENLSLELDRAYEGLAI
- the gatA gene encoding Asp-tRNA(Asn)/Glu-tRNA(Gln) amidotransferase subunit GatA, coding for MLDSALEVLRLQAAGEASAVEIAERALDAIEASQSTHNAYTHVDRESAVAAAKSVDAKRAAGQPLGALAGVPIAVKDVLCTSDMPTTCSSEMLRGFRPPYDATVVGKLRAADAVIVGKTNMDEFAMGASTETSAFGITKNPWDTSRTPGGSSGGAAAAVAAGTVPLSLGTDTGGSIRQPAAFCGVTGLKPTYGRVSRYGLVAFASSLDQIGPMAWSADECALLMNVIAGFEPRDSTSLDQAVPDFTLATESNDLRGVRIGVLRESAQAEGIDESIRNAVKHAIGVFAELGAEIVDVDLPHREYWVPTYYVIAPSEASSNLSRYDGAHYGHRAGAEAKDLVSMYCRSRAEGFGAEVKRRIMIGTYALSEGYADEYYNKALKVRRLIRGDYDAAFSQVDLMLGPVTPTPAFPLGDKIDDPIQMYLCDLFTVGANLAGVPAISLPGGFDPSGLPIGIQLQAPTLEESRLLFAASAFQSATDYHTQRPNQ
- the gatB gene encoding Asp-tRNA(Asn)/Glu-tRNA(Gln) amidotransferase subunit GatB; this encodes MSQLPTTTIIGLEVHVQLKTATKLFCGCSTKFGSPPNTQVCPVCLGLPGALPVINEHAIELAIRAGLAINCDIPPLTKWDRKQYFYPDLPKGYQISQFDLPICADGCLEIVDPADADATRRIGITRAHLEEDAGKSMHDEAAGRADSRIDLNRCGTPLLEIVSEPDLRTAEEALAYLTKLKEIMTHLGVSDCEMQEGSLRVDANVNLHIDKHGQRIATPIVEVKNMNSFRNVVAALHFEVDRQYAEWEETGHTIETHGKRTFGWDDVKGVTYPQREKEESADYRYFPCPDLLPIRIPSERVEEIRGSLGETPEETRERLQSQYGIKAYDADVIVSQGRAMVEYFDAVAMASGEGKRASSWIQQDVMRTLKEQGGDIESFGVTAEQLAQLLSKVSSGELTNDRARDVFKHLSENGGDVDQAIKALGIEAVDDSEMETLVKELLTANPKVVDDVKNGNQKAVGSLIGQARGKNPNANPQKVREIALRLIEQA